A stretch of DNA from Clostridium sp. JN-9:
TAATTTTTATGTACTGTACATTCATAGGCAACTAAAAATCTTGTTCCTAACTGAACTCCAACTGCTCCTAACATGAAAGCTGCAGCAACTCCCCTTCCGTCTCCAATTCCACCAGCTGCTATTACAGGAATGTTTACAGCATCTACAACCTGAGGTACTAAAGTCATAGTGGTTAGTTCTCCTACATGTCCACCAGACTCTCCGCCTTCTGCAATAACTGCATCTACTCCTGACCTTTCCATTCTTTTTGCTAAAGCTACTGAAGCTACAACTGGTATAACTTTTATTCCATGTGCTTTCCACATATCTATATACTTTCCTGGATTTCCTGCTCCTGTAGTAACTACTTTTACTCCTTCTTCACATATCAGCTTTGCCATTTCTTCAGCCTGCTCACTTAAAAGCATAATATTTACTCCAAATGGTTTGTCAGTTAACTGCTTAGCCTTTCTAATTTCGCCTCTTACCCATTCAATAGGCGCATTTCCTGTAATTATTCCTAGTCCCCCAGCATTGGATACTGCCGCTGCTAAGGAGCTGTCAGCTATCCATGCCATTCCACCTTGAATAATAGGATATTTTATTCCAAGCATATTGCACAATTGACTATGAATCATAATTTTCCTCCTACCAAATCTTTTTATTCTTCAATCTTACTTTCAACAAAATTAACTGCATCTCCAACAGTTTTTATTTTTTCTGCATCTTCAATTTGTACATCAAATTCTTCCTCAATCTCTATTATTATTTGAAATAAATCAAGTGAGTCTACTCCCAAATCTTCAAATGAAGTTTGAAGTTTGATTTCATCTTGGCTTACCCCTAGCTGATCAACTATAATTTTTCTTATCTTTTCAAATATCATTTTTTTACTCCTCCTAAAAAATTATTACCTGAATAAACATCAATTCCATTGAAATATTGCTCCGCCATAAGTTAAGCCTCCCCCGAAGCCAACAAGCATGATCTTATCCTTTGGCTTTAGCATGTTGCTGCGAACTAAATCATCCAAAGCTATTGCTATACTG
This window harbors:
- the fabK gene encoding enoyl-[acyl-carrier-protein] reductase FabK, producing the protein MIHSQLCNMLGIKYPIIQGGMAWIADSSLAAAVSNAGGLGIITGNAPIEWVRGEIRKAKQLTDKPFGVNIMLLSEQAEEMAKLICEEGVKVVTTGAGNPGKYIDMWKAHGIKVIPVVASVALAKRMERSGVDAVIAEGGESGGHVGELTTMTLVPQVVDAVNIPVIAAGGIGDGRGVAAAFMLGAVGVQLGTRFLVAYECTVHKNYKEKILAAKDIDSQVTGRSTGHPVRVLRNRLVRKFQLLEKEGAPAEELEKLGTGALCKAAKDGDIDNGSVMAGQIAGLITKEQSCKEIITEIFDETEKLFMKSCKLVTE
- the acpP gene encoding acyl carrier protein, giving the protein MIFEKIRKIIVDQLGVSQDEIKLQTSFEDLGVDSLDLFQIIIEIEEEFDVQIEDAEKIKTVGDAVNFVESKIEE